The following is a genomic window from Hymenobacter gelipurpurascens.
TGCCCGATGCCCGCGTAACCTACGTGCACGGCCAGATGGACGGCGACCTGCTTGAAAAGCGCATGATGAAGTTTGTGGATGGCGACTACGACGTGCTGGTGGCCACCACCCTCATTGAGAGTGGCCTAGACATTGCCAACGCCAACACCATCCTCATCAACCGGGCCCACATGCACGGCCTCAGTGACCTGCACCAGATGCGCGGGCGCGTAGGCCGCTCCAACAAGAAGGCTTACTGCTACCTCCTCACGCCCCCGGTGGCGGGCCTGCCCTCCGACGCCCGCAAGCGCCTGAGCACCCTGGAGGAATTCTCGGACCTGGGCGCGGGCTTCAACGTGGCCATGCGCGACCTCGATATTAGGGGGGCCGGCAACCTGCTGGGCGGCGAGCAGTCGGGCTTTATCAACGACCTGGGCTTCGAGACCTATCACCAGATTCTGGACGAGGCCGTGACGGAGCTGAAGGAAACCGAGTTCCGCGACCTGTTCCTAGGCGACACCACCCAGCGCCTGCAGGAAGTGGCCGGTGCCGCAGGGCCCAAGGAGTGCAACATTGAGACGGACTTGCAGGTGCTAATACCCGACCGCTACGTGGCCAGCGTATCGGAGCGGTTGCAGCTGTATAGCAAGCTGGATAGGGCCAAGAACGCCGAGGAGCTGCGCAAGGTGCTCAACGGCATGACGGACCGCTTCGGGCCGCTGCCCGCCGAGGTGGAGCAGCTAGCCGACATTGTGCGCCTGCGCTGGCAGGCCTGCCACGCCGGCTTCGAGAAGCTGACGCTGAAGAAGAACCTGCTGAAAGGCTTCATTCCGGCCACCAACAACGAGCGGTACTTCCAGAGCAACACCTTCGGCAACATCCTTAGTTACGTGCAAACCCACCCCCGCTCGGCCTCCATGAAGGAGCGCAAGGAGCAGCTCATCATCAGCATCGAGGACGTGAAAAATGTGCAAGCTGCCCAACGAATTCTGAATGAGTTGGGGAGTGAGGAGAAGGTGGGGGTGTAAGTAGAGTATAGAACACATAAAAAAGCAGCGCGTTCAGTAAGAAAGCGCTGCTTTTTCTATTTACAAGTGGCCTAGGCCTTGTCGAAAATACTGAAAACTGGCCGACTGATTTCTTTCTGGGTCCAGATGTGGACTGATGGTTTCTGCCCACTCCACTTTGGCTTTTCCCGCCAGATAATACTTGCCTTCCTGCAACACGCGCCACAGAGTTTCCCAAGTATCCGAAATAGCATCGGGGTCGTGTGGTAGGCCACTAAAATGTTGCGGACGGACTCGTGGATAAGCTGTTTGAATAGCTTCCCGGTCGCCGAGAAACCACGCTTCCAACTCCTGCACAGCCAGGCGCGTGATGATGCGGAAGGGTTGCCCGACAGCCGTGGTTTTGGTCAGCAGGCCTACATCGGCCACTACCTTTTCCAGTTCTGCTTTCCGGCGTCGGCAGTCTGTGTCGGCATCCATCAGGATTACGACCCGCAAATCGGGCTGGTGCGGAAACTGGCGAGCGTAAGTCTTCAGGCGGCCGGGCAACCGCTGAAACAGGTCGGTTTTGCCGCGGTGGGGGTAACAGCTCCACGTAGCATCGGGTGGCAGCAGCTTGGGAAGCAGAATATTCAGCGCAGCCTCCGCCGAGGGTTCTTCCAGCAGGAACTCGATGTGCATGCTACTGCGCGGCTGAAGTGCGTGGTGCTAATGGGTCGCCGAGGCGGAAGAAGTTGCTGGTCCAGAGGTAGCCCAGTGGCGAACCATCTTCCACCAGCTCCTTCACCTGCGGAATGTCGGCCGTGCGCGTGGCCTGGGTGTAGCCATCAGCGCCGCGGTCCAGAATCCAGACCTGCTCCGGCTCCAGTGCATCCAGCAGAAAAGGCGAATGAGTAGCTACCAGCAGCTGCCTCGTTTCAGTGACCTTGATCAGCTCCTCGGCCAAACGAGGCAGCAGGCGCGGGTGCAGCTCGTTTTCAGGCTCTTCAAGGCCTAGTAGGCCAGTAGCATTCGGCTCATATAGCAGCGTGAGCAGGGCTGCTAGCCGCATCGTGCCTTCCGACATATACTGGGCCGGCAGAGGCTTCTCAAATGAGGCATCCTTGAAGCGCAGTAACAGTCTCTCATCGGAAGTAATTTCCGTCACGATATCTGCTAGGCCAGGTACCCAGCGCCGCAACTGCGCGGTGATACGAGCCAGCGCCTCAGGGTGCTTGGTGTGCAGGTAATACAGCACGTTGGGTAGGTTGTCGCCATTGGCCGATAACTTCTCCCGCGGCCCTGCATCGGAATAGCCTTTCAGATGATCGTCGGTGAGGTGGATGTAACGGTAGGTTTCTATAAGATTCTTGATAGCATGTGCATAAGGACTAATTTTAAGGTTGTATGCAAATGCATACCCTAATACTGATATATCCCTTGCTCCCAAATACATCCTCTTGTTAAAAGAGGGTTTCTCCCGTCCCTCCTCATCATGATCTGAAAAGACTATATCTGATGTTAGCCCTGTAAAACCTTCCTTATCAGAAGTAAAGGTTTTAAACAATTTTCCCTCGCCAAATATTCTCCCATCAGGCAAGTAAAACCCCTCTTCCGGAACAGTGAGCTTATTATCGTCACCGTCTATGTGTAGATAATATCTAATATTCCCTAGTTCGCTATTTAACCCCACTTCAAACTCAATTGGTCCTTCACTTGCGCGCGTACGCATCCCTGCAAACCGATTTCTATCCTGCCAGGCCTGTTGCAGGTTACCACTTACCGCTTCGGCCAGAAATGCCAGCGCGTCAAGGACTGTGGATTTTCCACTGCCGTTAGGGCCGATGAACACCGTCAGGGGCGTTAGGTCGCGCAGCTCCACGTCACGCAGGGCGCGGTAGTTTTTGATGCGTAAGTAAGTGAGGCGGGGAAAACCGGAAGCCGCAGCAGCGTCAGACATGGAGCAGTAATGTATTTGCTACAAAGTACGTGGGTTTGCCAGAATGTATATAAAACACTGGCCTAGCGGCGGGCGGCTACCACTCGGCTTTCAGTACCGACATGATGAGCTTATCGTGGAACTGGCCGTTGCGCAAGCAGGCTTCCCGCAGGCGGCCTTCCACTCTGAAACCGGCCTTCTCGTAGGCCCGCACCCCGCCCACATTCGGTTCCGATACCGTGAGCATGATGCGGTTGAGGTGGAGCTGGGTGAAGCCCAAGACCAGCACTTGCTTCGTTACCTCGGTGCCCACGCCCTGGCCCCAGCAGGCTCTCTCGCCCAAGAAGATAAAGTACTCGCCTGATTGGTTGAGCCGGGAAATGCCGGAGATGCCCGCGTAGCCGAGTAGCTCGTTGGTGCCCTGCCGGAAGACGCCGAGGTTGAGGCTGCTGTCGTCGCGGAGGGTGCGGGCAAACCAGTCGTCAATCTGGGCCTCCGTGGTCATGGTCTGGAACGCCGAGAGGGAATACTCGATTACTTCCGGGTCCCGGATCCAGCGGTAGAAGTGGCCTACGTGTTCGGGTCGCAGCGGGGCTAGCGTAATCATGCGGAGCGGTTTTGAGCGAAGGTAGGGTGCTTCTACTGGCTTAGG
Proteins encoded in this region:
- a CDS encoding GNAT family N-acetyltransferase; this translates as MITLAPLRPEHVGHFYRWIRDPEVIEYSLSAFQTMTTEAQIDDWFARTLRDDSSLNLGVFRQGTNELLGYAGISGISRLNQSGEYFIFLGERACWGQGVGTEVTKQVLVLGFTQLHLNRIMLTVSEPNVGGVRAYEKAGFRVEGRLREACLRNGQFHDKLIMSVLKAEW
- a CDS encoding DUF4276 family protein, yielding MHIEFLLEEPSAEAALNILLPKLLPPDATWSCYPHRGKTDLFQRLPGRLKTYARQFPHQPDLRVVILMDADTDCRRRKAELEKVVADVGLLTKTTAVGQPFRIITRLAVQELEAWFLGDREAIQTAYPRVRPQHFSGLPHDPDAISDTWETLWRVLQEGKYYLAGKAKVEWAETISPHLDPERNQSASFQYFRQGLGHL
- a CDS encoding AAA family ATPase; translation: MSDAAAASGFPRLTYLRIKNYRALRDVELRDLTPLTVFIGPNGSGKSTVLDALAFLAEAVSGNLQQAWQDRNRFAGMRTRASEGPIEFEVGLNSELGNIRYYLHIDGDDNKLTVPEEGFYLPDGRIFGEGKLFKTFTSDKEGFTGLTSDIVFSDHDEEGREKPSFNKRMYLGARDISVLGYAFAYNLKISPYAHAIKNLIETYRYIHLTDDHLKGYSDAGPREKLSANGDNLPNVLYYLHTKHPEALARITAQLRRWVPGLADIVTEITSDERLLLRFKDASFEKPLPAQYMSEGTMRLAALLTLLYEPNATGLLGLEEPENELHPRLLPRLAEELIKVTETRQLLVATHSPFLLDALEPEQVWILDRGADGYTQATRTADIPQVKELVEDGSPLGYLWTSNFFRLGDPLAPRTSAAQ